Proteins from a single region of Candidatus Bathyarchaeota archaeon:
- a CDS encoding 4Fe-4S binding protein, protein MHYGYTDGSGEYYIVIDSDKCTGCGLCVKQCPQGALQLEEEFIDLEDKTVAAIIEEHRKKIKYTCSACKPETNNTPCVLACETKAIKCVWNPR, encoded by the coding sequence ATACATTATGGTTACACTGACGGCTCCGGCGAATACTATATCGTGATTGATTCGGACAAATGCACAGGTTGCGGTTTATGCGTTAAACAGTGCCCTCAAGGCGCGCTTCAATTAGAAGAAGAGTTCATTGACCTTGAAGATAAAACCGTGGCGGCAATAATAGAGGAACATCGGAAAAAAATAAAGTACACTTGTTCCGCTTGCAAGCCTGAAACCAACAATACACCCTGTGTTCTTGCCTGTGAGACTAAAGCCATCAAGTGCGTTTGGAACCCTCGCTAA
- a CDS encoding molybdopterin-dependent oxidoreductase yields MGETTPFLKVTNTDGTTITLPPDYLLTLPKTTVYAELYCYGNLVTDGYWGGVKLTDLISQAGGLDENVDSIYFEAQDGYKVHIPIKTAVREDVLVAYEKDGAPLPEGLRLVIPNANGNLWIALITSMTMSTLQIPEGRSSGTDSSPLSIPFTPSQQASTQPQPQVQPTPTMQPDNNINTTPVNPSVNITQQEPLTDNDITKQADSGVSWRFSVELSSAIFASILIALTVMFVVLQRRTRTSLKGT; encoded by the coding sequence TTGGGCGAAACTACACCATTCCTAAAAGTGACAAATACCGATGGAACAACAATAACCCTGCCCCCAGATTATCTTCTCACGTTGCCCAAAACCACCGTTTACGCTGAACTTTACTGCTATGGCAATCTTGTCACAGATGGCTACTGGGGCGGCGTTAAACTAACAGACTTAATCAGCCAAGCAGGTGGCTTAGATGAAAATGTAGACTCAATTTATTTCGAAGCGCAAGATGGCTACAAAGTCCACATACCAATCAAAACAGCAGTTCGAGAAGATGTCCTTGTCGCTTACGAGAAAGACGGAGCGCCTCTGCCTGAAGGCCTTCGTTTGGTTATTCCAAACGCTAATGGTAACCTTTGGATAGCATTAATTACTTCGATGACCATGAGCACGCTGCAAATTCCCGAAGGGCGGTCGAGCGGCACGGATTCTTCGCCGTTGAGCATTCCTTTTACCCCCAGCCAGCAAGCGTCAACGCAGCCCCAGCCGCAAGTTCAGCCAACACCCACCATGCAACCAGACAACAATATTAACACTACACCAGTGAATCCTTCAGTAAATATTACGCAGCAAGAGCCTTTAACCGACAACGATATTACTAAACAAGCTGATTCAGGGGTATCTTGGCGTTTCAGTGTTGAGTTAAGTTCTGCAATATTCGCATCAATTTTGATAGCATTAACTGTTATGTTTGTGGTTTTACAGCGAAGGACTCGAACGTCACTTAAGGGTACTTAG
- a CDS encoding acyl-CoA dehydratase activase, with protein MITVGMDLGTQRVKAVILKDGAVIARGQAFAGFDPTKAAEQAVADALKQAKLKQSDIAYFVATGSAMDMAPYANSTISMMGADAKAGVYLIPSARTIIDVGAEEARAVKCDEKGVMVDFVVNERCAAGAGAFIEAMARALEVKLEEMGPLSLKAERASPINASCVIFGESDVVSLIHRQESKPEIARAVFDAMADRISSMIHRLGITPDVVLVGGVAKDEGFVASLNRKLGVNVLIPENPDYVGALGAALTAASRAKEAQK; from the coding sequence ATGATTACAGTTGGAATGGACCTTGGCACTCAACGCGTCAAAGCAGTAATCCTAAAAGACGGCGCTGTCATAGCACGTGGGCAAGCGTTCGCAGGATTCGACCCTACAAAAGCCGCTGAACAAGCAGTTGCAGACGCACTAAAACAAGCAAAACTCAAACAATCAGACATCGCTTACTTTGTCGCAACTGGCTCAGCTATGGACATGGCACCCTACGCAAACAGCACCATAAGCATGATGGGTGCAGATGCAAAAGCAGGAGTCTACCTTATTCCCAGCGCAAGAACAATCATAGACGTAGGCGCAGAAGAAGCCAGAGCAGTAAAATGCGACGAAAAAGGTGTCATGGTTGACTTTGTCGTCAACGAACGTTGCGCCGCAGGTGCAGGAGCATTCATAGAAGCCATGGCAAGAGCCTTAGAAGTCAAACTTGAAGAAATGGGCCCCCTCTCGCTTAAAGCAGAACGGGCAAGTCCAATTAATGCTTCATGCGTAATCTTTGGCGAATCTGACGTTGTTTCGCTGATTCATCGCCAAGAATCCAAGCCAGAAATCGCGCGGGCTGTTTTTGATGCCATGGCAGACAGAATCTCATCTATGATTCACAGGCTTGGCATTACCCCTGATGTGGTTTTGGTTGGCGGTGTGGCTAAAGATGAAGGCTTTGTCGCTTCACTAAACCGCAAACTCGGCGTCAACGTACTTATACCAGAGAATCCCGATTATGTTGGTGCTTTAGGAGCAGCGCTTACCGCCGCATCTCGGGCAAAGGAGGCACAGAAATGA
- a CDS encoding acyl-CoA dehydratase activase — translation MKEPSTVKDLEYWRWQEYHRVIEGMKWTNKDIITAGVDVGSVGSKAAIMINGKAYSWAVTRTGSNSPESANKALSYALEGTGLKVSDLKYIVGTGYGRVNVPMANKAITEIACHGKGANYIWGPSVRTVLDVGGQDIKAIKIDETGRVVSFLMNDKCAAGTGRGMEVFADLLQIPIEEIGDISLKVEKEPDPVSCTCVAFAKTEAMGLLRKGWSKEKVLAAYTRAMAVRMANLINRVGLEKELVITGGQSKNIGIVSRIEVILGTKTLPMPRWRENGLDPMVAGALGAALFAKALYEKAQKT, via the coding sequence ATGAAGGAACCGAGCACCGTGAAAGACCTTGAGTATTGGCGTTGGCAAGAATACCACCGTGTAATCGAAGGCATGAAGTGGACAAACAAAGACATAATCACCGCAGGCGTAGACGTTGGCTCAGTTGGCTCAAAAGCCGCCATAATGATAAACGGCAAAGCCTACTCGTGGGCAGTAACACGCACAGGCTCAAACAGTCCTGAAAGCGCAAACAAAGCGCTCAGTTACGCTCTGGAAGGAACAGGGCTCAAGGTTAGCGACCTCAAATACATCGTTGGTACAGGTTACGGGCGTGTAAACGTGCCGATGGCAAACAAAGCCATAACCGAAATCGCCTGCCACGGCAAAGGCGCAAACTACATTTGGGGTCCAAGCGTCCGCACCGTGCTCGACGTTGGTGGACAGGATATTAAGGCTATTAAAATTGATGAGACAGGAAGAGTTGTCTCGTTCTTGATGAATGATAAGTGTGCTGCTGGAACAGGCAGAGGCATGGAAGTATTCGCTGATTTACTACAGATTCCCATTGAAGAAATCGGTGACATTTCTCTAAAAGTGGAAAAGGAACCCGACCCGGTGAGTTGCACATGCGTTGCCTTCGCAAAAACCGAAGCAATGGGACTACTGCGAAAAGGCTGGTCCAAAGAGAAGGTTCTGGCAGCTTACACGAGAGCTATGGCTGTGCGCATGGCTAACCTGATTAATCGAGTGGGCTTAGAAAAAGAACTTGTAATCACTGGTGGGCAATCAAAAAACATTGGAATAGTAAGCCGAATCGAAGTTATCCTCGGCACAAAGACGCTCCCCATGCCACGCTGGCGCGAGAACGGTCTTGATCCCATGGTTGCAGGCGCATTAGGCGCAGCTCTTTTCGCTAAGGCCTTGTATGAAAAAGCCCAAAAGACGTAG